In Choloepus didactylus isolate mChoDid1 chromosome 18, mChoDid1.pri, whole genome shotgun sequence, a single genomic region encodes these proteins:
- the LOC119514000 gene encoding ketosamine-3-kinase: protein MEALLRRELGYGFVKAAGHAGGGCISQGQSYDTDRGRVFMKVNPRAEARRMFEGEMASLTAILKTHTVRVPKPIKVLDSPGGGSMLVMEHLDMRYLSSHAATLGAQLADLHLENRKLGESLRQEDRTVGRGGGQAERAFVDQFGFEVVTCCGYLPQVNDWQQDWVAFFAQQRIQPQMDMVEKASGDREARELWSALQLKIPELFHGLEIVPALLHGDLWGGNVAEDSSGPIIFDPASFYGHSEYELAIAGMFGGFSSSFYSAYHSKIPKALGFEKRLQLYQLFHYLNHWNHFGSGYRGSSLSIMRNLLK from the exons ATGGAGGCGCTGCTGCGGCGGGAGCTGGGCTACGGCTTCGTCAAGGCCGCGGGCCACGCCGGGGGCGGGTGCATCAGCCAGGGACAGAGCTACGACACGGACCGAGGACGGGTGTTTATGAAAGTGAACCCCAGGGCGGAG GCCCGGAGGATGTTTGAGGGCGAGATGGCGAGTCTAACTGCCATCCTGAAGACACACACGGTGAGGGTGCCCAAGCCCATCAAGGTTCTCGACTCCCCTGGGGGCGGGAGTATGCTTGTGATGGAGCACCTGGACATGCGCTACCTGAGCAG TCACGCTGCGACGCTTGGAGCCCAGCTGGCAGACCTACACCTGGAGAACAGGAAGCTTGGAGAGAGTCTCCGGCAGGAGGACAGAACAGTGG GGCGAGGAGGCGGGCAGGCGGAACGGGCCTTCGTGGACCAGTTTGGCTTTGAGGTGGTGACCTGCTGCGGATACCTCCCCCAG GTGAACGACTGGCAGCAGGACTGGGTCGCGTTCTTCGCCCAGCAGCGCATCCAGCCTCAGATGGATATGGTGGAGAAGGCGTCTGGGGACAGGGAGGCCCGCGAGCTCTGGTCTGCTCTGCAG TTGAAGATCCCTGAGCTGTTCCATGGTCTGGAGATCGTCCCTGCCCTGCTCCACGGAGACCTCTGGGGAGGCAACGTAGCCGAGGACTCCTCTGGGCCCATCATTTTCGATCCGGCATCTTTCTATGGCCACTCAGAATACGAGCTGGCGATCGCTGGCATGTTTGGGGGCTTCAGCAGCTCCTTTTACTCTGCCTACCACAGCAAAATCCCCAAAGCCCTGGGATTCGAGAAGCGCCTTCAGCTGTATCAGCTCTTCCACTACCTGAACCACTGGAATCATTTTGGATCAGGGTATAGAGGGTCTTCGCTGAGCATCATGAGGAATCTCCTCAAGTGA